One Oscillospiraceae bacterium DNA segment encodes these proteins:
- a CDS encoding minor capsid protein, producing the protein MSMDVSIAPDALVRLFDADSMAVIAATARDFMEPFVPRDTGRLTSDVSVDSCPMAARITYNAPYAVFVYAGTRLGTVMQFQTTHHPLASAQWDQAAMRSIGR; encoded by the coding sequence ATGTCAATGGACGTTAGCATTGCGCCCGACGCGCTGGTGAGACTTTTTGATGCCGACAGTATGGCGGTGATTGCGGCGACGGCGCGGGATTTTATGGAACCGTTTGTGCCGCGAGATACGGGGCGACTGACCTCTGATGTGAGTGTTGATAGCTGTCCGATGGCGGCGAGAATTACGTATAATGCGCCGTATGCGGTGTTTGTCTATGCCGGCACGCGACTGGGCACGGTGATGCAGTTTCAGACGACACACCATCCGCTGGCGAGCGCGCAGTGGGACCAAGCGGCAATGCGGTCGATTGGGCGGTAG
- a CDS encoding bacteriophage Gp15 family protein, translating to MSFSLSRPLGDILPSMVRWQDAMYEVNADFRVILKILRLSGDESVPSPQKVALATRMFFKDNHAPEDVFGAVGAFLSNAECKAENLGLSDDESGVAFCYEFDAAEIFASFWAVYGVDLLQVGFMHWVVFRKLLAALPDDCAFQCKLRLRELDTSALSGDERQRAEAARLSVALPETARERRGREAFERIWG from the coding sequence ATGAGTTTTTCGTTGAGCCGTCCGTTGGGTGACATACTGCCGTCGATGGTGCGGTGGCAGGATGCTATGTATGAAGTTAACGCCGACTTTCGCGTGATTTTGAAGATTTTGCGGTTGAGTGGTGATGAAAGTGTGCCGTCACCGCAGAAAGTTGCGTTGGCCACGCGGATGTTTTTCAAGGATAACCATGCGCCGGAGGATGTGTTTGGCGCAGTGGGCGCGTTTTTGTCTAATGCAGAATGCAAGGCTGAAAATTTGGGATTATCGGATGACGAGAGTGGCGTGGCATTTTGTTATGAGTTTGACGCGGCAGAGATTTTTGCTTCGTTTTGGGCGGTGTATGGCGTTGATTTGCTGCAGGTGGGCTTTATGCATTGGGTCGTGTTTCGGAAGCTGTTGGCGGCATTGCCGGATGACTGTGCGTTCCAGTGCAAGTTGCGGTTGCGAGAACTGGACACTTCGGCGTTGAGCGGTGATGAGCGTCAGCGGGCTGAGGCGGCCAGGCTGAGTGTGGCATTGCCGGAGACGGCACGGGAAAGGCGGGGACGCGAGGCGTTTGAGCGTATTTGGGGGTGA